The Solibacillus sp. FSL R7-0668 genome includes the window AATCGTTCAAATAAATGAACAGTTTGACGTAACCATTATTTGGATTACGCATAATATCGAGCAAGCACAAAGACTCGGGCATTATACATGGCTATTAAAAAACGGAGAACTCATTGAAGCAAGTGAAACAGAGGCACTTTTCCAATCACCAAATGCAGTCGTGCAACAATTCCTAACTCGGGGTGATGAATCATGACGTACAGCTCTTTATCGTTAACCTTACTATTCGTGTTCATTCCGCTCATCTTATCGAAGACTCTAAAGCTCGGTTTAGAGCGCGATACCATTATCGCCACGATTCGTTCAGTCATTCAGCTACTCGCAGTGGGCTATTTACTTAACTTTATCTTCAATTCTGAGAGCACCCTTTATATGTTGTTAATGATTACATTAATGATTTTCGCAGCTACGATGAATGCGCGGAAAAAGGGGGAAAATATTCCGGGCATTACTTGGAAAATTGCCCTTACACTGCTTTCAGTAGAAATCGTTATTATGAGTGTGTTACTCGGTTTACAAATTATGCCCGCAACGCCGAATTTTATTATTCCCATTAGCGGCATGATGATCGGCAATTCCATGGTACTTTCCATACTCTTCTTAAATCGCTTCAAAGCTGAAATCGAGGCAAATGAAGAAATGATTGAGCTGATTTTATCGCTCGGTGGTACACCAAAACAAGCTGTACATAAGCAACTGATGGACGCCATAAAAGCGAGCATGATTCCAACGATTGAATCGCAGAAAACAATCGGTCTCGTCCAATTACCAGGCATTATGAGCGGTCAAATTATCGGCGGCGCAAACCCCATTGAAGCCGTTCAATTTCAAATATTAATCATTTTTGCCTTATTAACTTGTGCGACACTTTCCTCAATCATTTTAGGTTTTTTAATATACCCAACTCTATTCAACGAGCGCATGCAAAAGGTTATTTAAGTGGGGTGTTGGCCATTCTCATAAAAAAGACTATGGTATAATTTTCTTATTCAGCCGAAAAATTTTAAGGAGTGAATTTCCATGGCATTACGCGATATTTTTATTTCATTATCTGAAAACGAAGCACTCAGCACCGCCGCGCAAAATTACGGCTTCAAGCTAGGTGCGAAAAACATTGTAGCAGGTACAAACTTACAAGAGGTCCTTGAAAGCGTACGCAAACTAAACGAGCAAGGCATGTCCTGCACAATCAACCATTTAGGTAAGTTTGTGACCGATGAAGCGACTGCTACACAGGCAAAGGAAGAAATTTTAGCTTTAATTGAAGCGATTCATAGTGAAAATTTAAATGCCCATATTTCATTAAAACCATCTCAATTAGGCTTATCAATCGATATTGATTTTTGCTATGACAACCTACGTGAAATCGTAGAATATGCAAATGAATATGATATTTTTATTAGCTTCGATATGGAGGATAGCTCACATTTACAGCTGACATTTGAGTTCGTAGAAGAGCTTCAAAAATCGTTTTCAAATATTGGTACGGTCATTCAAGCATATTTACATCGTGCACAGGAGGATATCGAAAGTTTCAAGGATAGCCGCCTTCGCATTGTAAAAGGTGCTTACAAAGAGCCTGAAGAAATTGCTTATCAGGATAAATTAGAGATTGATATTAACTTTATCGAATTAATCGAATATCATTTAGCACACGGACATTTCACATCCATTGCGACGCATGATCATAACATCATCAATCACGTGAAATATTTCGTAGAGGAATACAATATTCCAAAGGATACATTTGAATTCCAAATGCTTTATGGCTATCGCAAAGATTTACAGCAAGCACTTGTAAAAGAAGGCTATCCATTATGTGTGTATGTCCCTTATGGTGAGGATTGGTACAGTGACTTTATGCGCGGATTGGCTGAACGCCCACAAAACTTAAACATACTGACAAAGCAAGTGTTCAATAAAAAGACCAATACGGTATTAGCTGTTGCCGCTGGTGCGTTCGTACTCGGACGATTAACGAAACGAAAATAAAAAGAAGACGTCCAGTTCTTAGGCAGGGCACTGAAAAAGTCGATTCACGCTAAAACTTTTAGTATGAATCGACTTTTTATTTGTCATAAATGAATATAATCAAAATTTATTACAATGAATTTTCAAGTTTTCTTAGTTCTTCAGCAGCCTCGTTCTTAGGGGCTGTGTACTTATTAATAACTTACGATTTTTTATAGAGAACGTTACCAAAGAGCTTTTTGGTAAACAAAATCAACTAAGACACCGAATTGCCCCTAGTTGCTCTTAGAAGGCTCCAAAATGCAACGTGAATTAGGAGCTTTTTGAAATTCATTTAGGGTGAAAGTTCTTACGTTTAGGACCGAAAATAATACGTTCAGGAAACCGAGATATATTTTGCTAACACAATTATATTTTAATGAACATGACTAGTAATTCCCCCTATGATTATAGTTGTCATTGACATCATCAACTTTATTATAGATGTTATTTTTAAAAGATCGCTTTTATTTCTTGTACGTACTCTATTAAATCATAAACGTTCTATAATTGTATTCGCATCGGTTACGGAAGCTGCTTTTTTACTGGGTTATTTTAAAAGTCTTATTCTAGATAACCTTTTGCTATTAGAGTTATCTTCTAGAATATCCTTATTAATTTAGCTAAAAAGTAGAATATGTCGTTTTCAAATCGTCGTTAGGTGCGCTTACTAAGTTTATTTTGCATACTCTATAAACTTTTATTCCTTTTTGCTATAAATTTCATAAACAAAGTATCCAAATAAGAAACCAATTCCAGCTCCTAAAGTAATTGCATTAAGTAAAGAGATTGGGGAAAACAGGCTAAGGAGTATACCAACAACACTACCACTCAACATTCCTAATGGTATGAAACTACCTAATAAGTTTTGAGCACCTTTTGATTCTTTCTTACCCAAGGAGCCTTTCTTATATTTGCGTTCCATTGTTTTCACTACGAATACCGCAATTCCACCTACGATTAC containing:
- a CDS encoding ABC transporter permease gives rise to the protein MTYSSLSLTLLFVFIPLILSKTLKLGLERDTIIATIRSVIQLLAVGYLLNFIFNSESTLYMLLMITLMIFAATMNARKKGENIPGITWKIALTLLSVEIVIMSVLLGLQIMPATPNFIIPISGMMIGNSMVLSILFLNRFKAEIEANEEMIELILSLGGTPKQAVHKQLMDAIKASMIPTIESQKTIGLVQLPGIMSGQIIGGANPIEAVQFQILIIFALLTCATLSSIILGFLIYPTLFNERMQKVI
- a CDS encoding proline dehydrogenase family protein; translation: MALRDIFISLSENEALSTAAQNYGFKLGAKNIVAGTNLQEVLESVRKLNEQGMSCTINHLGKFVTDEATATQAKEEILALIEAIHSENLNAHISLKPSQLGLSIDIDFCYDNLREIVEYANEYDIFISFDMEDSSHLQLTFEFVEELQKSFSNIGTVIQAYLHRAQEDIESFKDSRLRIVKGAYKEPEEIAYQDKLEIDINFIELIEYHLAHGHFTSIATHDHNIINHVKYFVEEYNIPKDTFEFQMLYGYRKDLQQALVKEGYPLCVYVPYGEDWYSDFMRGLAERPQNLNILTKQVFNKKTNTVLAVAAGAFVLGRLTKRK